Proteins found in one Paenibacillus dendritiformis genomic segment:
- a CDS encoding sulfate ABC transporter substrate-binding protein: MDRDESRGLSGFIATVIIFILLFGCSPGERASSPQEGRQDQTTAVSAPLPSPSGEIVSPLPGESGQDSVTLVIGAYSVMKDVMQRILPEFAADWKAKTGQHVVFQESYEASGTQARSIAGGLEADVALFSMEGDVDKLVQAGLVPADWQSRDTYGGMVTGSIVVLGTRQGNPHQIRDWNDLTKPGVQVLYPNPKTSGGAQWDINAIYGAGLLEAKDRGEDGQRRAKELLMSVHRNVISMDKSGRASMAAFEYGVGDVIVTYENEILSRMQAGVAYELVRPERTIRIDNPVVVVDRYAQEHGTTDIAQAFVDYLREPKAQRLLAEAGFRPVAPSVREETGDRYPEPAGLFGIEEMGGWKHVRETLYSKRGVWYEVLAGIEE, from the coding sequence GAGGGGAGGCAGGACCAGACAACTGCCGTATCTGCCCCTCTACCGTCCCCGTCCGGGGAGATCGTCTCTCCTTTGCCGGGGGAGTCTGGTCAAGACAGCGTTACGCTCGTCATTGGCGCCTATTCCGTCATGAAGGACGTGATGCAGCGGATATTGCCTGAATTCGCGGCGGATTGGAAGGCGAAGACCGGACAGCATGTCGTATTCCAGGAGTCCTACGAAGCCTCGGGCACGCAAGCGCGCTCGATTGCCGGCGGCCTGGAAGCGGATGTCGCGCTCTTCTCGATGGAGGGCGATGTCGATAAGCTCGTACAGGCCGGACTGGTACCGGCTGATTGGCAATCACGGGACACTTATGGAGGCATGGTCACCGGCTCCATCGTCGTGCTGGGGACGCGGCAAGGGAACCCGCATCAGATTCGCGACTGGAACGATCTGACCAAGCCGGGCGTTCAAGTCCTCTATCCGAACCCGAAGACATCGGGCGGCGCCCAATGGGATATTAATGCGATATACGGAGCCGGCCTTCTGGAGGCGAAGGATCGGGGTGAGGACGGTCAGCGCCGGGCGAAGGAGCTGTTGATGAGCGTTCACCGGAATGTCATCTCGATGGACAAAAGCGGCAGGGCGTCGATGGCCGCCTTCGAATACGGCGTAGGCGACGTCATCGTGACCTACGAGAACGAAATCCTGTCCCGCATGCAAGCGGGCGTCGCATACGAGCTGGTCCGGCCGGAGCGGACGATTCGCATCGACAACCCTGTCGTCGTAGTCGATCGCTATGCACAAGAACATGGCACGACAGACATCGCCCAAGCGTTCGTCGATTACTTGCGGGAGCCGAAGGCCCAGCGCCTGCTGGCGGAAGCCGGGTTCCGTCCTGTCGCTCCGTCAGTGAGGGAGGAGACGGGGGACCGCTATCCCGAACCGGCGGGATTGTTCGGCATCGAAGAGATGGGCGGCTGGAAGCATGTCCGCGAGACCTTGTACAGCAAGCGGGGCGTCTGGTACGAAGTGCTTGCAGGGATTGAAGAGTAG